The following proteins are encoded in a genomic region of Enterocloster clostridioformis:
- a CDS encoding nicotinate phosphoribosyltransferase: MEQRNLTLLTDLYELTMMQGYFKEKDANETVVFDMFYRTNPHGNGFAICAGLQQVIEYIEDLHFDDSDIEYLRSLDMFEEDFLSYLHEFRFTGDIYAIPEGTVVFPREPLVKVIAPIMQAQLIETALLNIINHQSLIATKTERIVYAAKGDGVMEFGLRRAQGPDAGTYGARAAMIAGCIGTSNVLCGKMFDVPVKGTHAHSWIMSFPDELTAFRTYAKLYPSACILLVDTYDTLGSGIPNAIQVFKEMREAGIPLTFYGIRLDSGDLAYLSKKAKKMLNEAGFPDAVISASNDLDENLINSLKMQGATINSWGVGTNLITAKDCPSFGGVYKLAAVMDKATGQFVPKIKLSENAEKITNPGNKTIQRIYDRATGKIIADLICLVGEEFDTRNSLLLFDPLETWKKTMLAPDSYTMRELMIPIFLNGRCMYQSPKVMDIQAYCKKELDTLWDESKRLINPHTVHVDLSNELWHTKNQLLDSFHRK, from the coding sequence ATGGAGCAGAGAAATCTTACCTTACTCACAGACCTGTATGAGCTAACCATGATGCAGGGATATTTCAAAGAAAAAGATGCCAATGAAACCGTTGTATTCGACATGTTTTACAGGACCAATCCCCACGGCAACGGCTTTGCCATCTGTGCAGGATTACAGCAGGTCATTGAGTACATTGAGGACCTGCATTTTGACGACAGCGACATTGAATACCTGAGAAGCCTGGATATGTTTGAGGAGGACTTCCTGAGCTATCTCCACGAATTCCGCTTTACAGGCGATATCTACGCCATTCCGGAGGGAACCGTGGTTTTCCCCAGGGAACCTCTTGTCAAGGTTATTGCTCCCATCATGCAGGCCCAGCTCATCGAGACGGCACTGCTTAACATCATCAATCACCAGAGCCTCATTGCCACCAAGACAGAGCGCATCGTCTATGCGGCCAAGGGCGACGGCGTTATGGAATTCGGACTGCGCAGGGCCCAGGGACCGGATGCCGGCACCTACGGCGCAAGGGCAGCCATGATAGCCGGATGCATCGGCACCTCCAATGTGCTCTGCGGAAAAATGTTCGATGTCCCGGTAAAGGGAACCCATGCCCACAGCTGGATTATGAGCTTTCCGGACGAGCTGACCGCCTTCCGCACCTATGCCAAGCTCTATCCCTCCGCCTGCATCCTGCTGGTGGATACCTATGATACCTTAGGTTCCGGCATCCCCAATGCCATCCAGGTATTTAAGGAGATGAGGGAAGCCGGTATTCCTCTTACCTTCTATGGCATACGTCTGGACAGCGGCGATTTGGCCTACCTGTCCAAAAAGGCCAAAAAGATGCTGAACGAGGCCGGATTCCCGGACGCAGTGATTTCCGCCTCCAACGACCTGGATGAAAACCTGATCAACTCCCTGAAAATGCAGGGCGCCACCATCAATTCCTGGGGCGTGGGCACCAACCTGATTACAGCCAAGGACTGCCCGTCCTTCGGTGGCGTATACAAACTGGCTGCTGTCATGGACAAGGCCACCGGCCAATTTGTACCCAAAATCAAGCTGTCCGAAAACGCCGAGAAAATAACCAATCCCGGCAACAAAACCATACAGAGGATTTACGATAGGGCCACCGGCAAAATCATAGCAGATTTGATTTGTCTGGTGGGCGAGGAATTCGACACCCGCAATTCCCTCCTTCTCTTTGACCCCTTAGAGACATGGAAAAAGACCATGCTGGCACCTGACAGCTATACCATGCGGGAACTGATGATTCCCATTTTCCTGAACGGAAGATGCATGTACCAGTCGCCGAAGGTAATGGATATCCAGGCCTACTGCAAAAAAGAGCTGGATACCCTGTGGGATGAATCCAAGCGTCTCATCAACCCGCACACAGTCCATGTGGACTTGTCCAATGAGCTGTGGCACACAAAAAACCAGCTGCTGGATTCCTTCCACAGGAAATAA
- a CDS encoding DegV family protein, producing the protein MTYKIIGDSCLDLTEDMKKDPRFQMIPLTLQVGSAQVVDDETFDQKRFIEMVKACPECPKTACPSPETFKAAFAEADAEAVFVITLSSHLSGSYNSAAVAKKLYEEEMAEKGMAEQAKKVAVIDSLSASSGELNIALFIQNLCDSGLEFDEVVEKTLAYRDGMNTYFVLESLDTLRKNGRLSGLQAFFATALNIKPVMGADTGTIIKLDQARGMNKALHRMCDIAVKEVVDAAGKIAVVCHVNNPERAEYVKNELAKRVGFKKIVVTNAAGVATVYANDGGIVLAV; encoded by the coding sequence ATGACCTATAAGATTATCGGGGATAGTTGTCTCGATTTGACAGAGGATATGAAGAAGGATCCCAGATTTCAGATGATACCGCTGACACTGCAGGTAGGCAGTGCCCAGGTAGTGGATGATGAGACATTTGACCAGAAGCGGTTTATAGAGATGGTAAAGGCGTGCCCGGAGTGCCCAAAGACAGCGTGTCCGTCGCCGGAGACTTTTAAGGCTGCATTTGCGGAAGCGGATGCGGAAGCGGTGTTTGTCATCACCCTGTCCAGCCACCTCAGCGGAAGCTATAATTCAGCGGCAGTGGCAAAGAAGCTGTATGAGGAGGAAATGGCAGAAAAGGGGATGGCGGAACAGGCAAAGAAAGTGGCTGTCATTGACTCACTTTCCGCGTCCTCAGGAGAGCTTAACATCGCCCTCTTTATCCAGAACCTGTGCGATTCAGGACTGGAATTTGATGAGGTGGTGGAGAAAACCCTGGCATACAGGGACGGCATGAATACTTATTTTGTGCTGGAGAGCCTGGATACGCTCCGCAAGAACGGGCGTCTGTCAGGCCTGCAGGCATTTTTCGCCACAGCCCTTAACATCAAGCCTGTCATGGGCGCGGATACAGGAACCATCATCAAGCTGGACCAGGCCAGGGGAATGAACAAGGCGCTTCATAGAATGTGCGACATTGCGGTAAAGGAAGTGGTGGACGCGGCCGGCAAGATTGCGGTTGTCTGCCATGTGAATAACCCTGAACGGGCTGAATACGTAAAGAATGAGCTGGCTAAAAGGGTGGGATTCAAGAAGATTGTGGTTACCAACGCGGCAGGCGTGGCCACTGTATATGCCAATGACGGAGGGATTGTATTGGCAGTCTGA
- a CDS encoding MarR family winged helix-turn-helix transcriptional regulator: MTHFTDIDNAYRKITARANMLYEFVILYHNYIYGKHTYEAENCNMMQIHTLTFIDDCPGITATQLSKIWHKSKSAISQTIKKLIESGYVEKRYMENNEKTARLYVTEKGKRLSSVHKAYDIADITQTTAYLIEQCSEADLEAFYRIVEQYTKLLKEEL; this comes from the coding sequence ATGACCCACTTTACAGACATTGACAATGCATACCGCAAGATAACCGCTAGGGCCAATATGCTGTATGAGTTTGTAATTTTATATCACAATTATATCTATGGAAAACACACCTATGAGGCTGAAAATTGCAATATGATGCAAATACACACTCTTACCTTTATTGATGATTGTCCCGGTATTACAGCTACCCAGTTATCTAAAATTTGGCACAAAAGCAAGAGTGCCATATCACAGACCATCAAAAAGCTAATCGAATCCGGATATGTAGAAAAGCGTTATATGGAAAACAATGAAAAAACGGCCCGTTTATATGTGACCGAAAAAGGAAAACGGCTTTCCAGTGTTCACAAAGCATATGATATTGCAGATATTACACAAACTACAGCCTATCTTATCGAACAATGCAGCGAGGCTGATTTAGAGGCCTTTTATCGAATCGTTGAACAATACACCAAACTTCTCAAAGAGGAACTGTAA
- the htpG gene encoding molecular chaperone HtpG, with amino-acid sequence MAKKGSLSITSENIFPVIKKWLYSDHDIFYRELISNGSDAITKLKKLELMGEYERPEDLEYKIQVSVNPNDKTIKITDNGLGMTEDEIDKYINQIAFSGVQDFMEKYKDKANEDQIIGHFGLGFYSAFMVADKVSIDSLSYQKDAKPVHWESEGGIDFEMEEGDKAEVGTTITLYLNEDSTEFCNEYRAREVIEKYCAFMPVNIFLDNETAEPQYETIEKDELTGKDTVVETVIEPAKTEEKEKEDGTKEVVEIEPSREKYKINKRPVALNDTNPLWNRHPNECSEEDYKSFYRKVFRDYKEPLFWIHLNMDYPFNLKGILYFPKINMEYDSLEGTIKLYNSQVFIADNIKEVIPEFLMLLKGVIDCPDLPLNVSRSALQNDGFVKKISDYITKKVADKLSGMCKTDRENYEKYWDDIAPFIKFGYIKDEKFAEKMGDFILYKNLEGKYLTLQDCLDENKEKHENTIFYVTNEKEQSQYINMFKEEGIDAVIMPAAIDSPFISHVEQKKEGLKFLRIDTDLNAAFKEDVKEDDEEFKKTSEELTECFKKALNNDKLDIKVEKMKNAGVASMITVSEDTRRMQDMMKMYSMGGMDMGMFGGTGETLVLNANHPLVQYVLGHKDDANTSKICEQLYDLASLSHGPLAPDRMTAFVSRSNEIMMIMAGGKTESEKAE; translated from the coding sequence ATGGCAAAGAAAGGCAGTTTATCAATTACAAGCGAGAATATTTTCCCGGTAATCAAGAAATGGCTGTACTCTGACCATGACATTTTCTACAGGGAGCTGATCAGCAACGGCAGCGATGCCATTACCAAGCTTAAGAAGCTGGAACTCATGGGCGAGTATGAAAGACCGGAGGATTTGGAGTACAAAATCCAGGTGTCCGTGAACCCAAATGACAAGACCATCAAGATCACAGACAACGGACTTGGCATGACCGAGGATGAGATTGACAAGTACATTAACCAGATTGCATTCTCCGGCGTCCAGGATTTCATGGAGAAGTACAAGGACAAAGCCAATGAGGACCAGATTATCGGTCATTTCGGCCTGGGCTTCTACTCTGCGTTCATGGTTGCCGACAAGGTATCCATTGATTCCCTGTCCTACCAGAAGGATGCCAAGCCGGTCCACTGGGAATCAGAGGGCGGCATTGACTTTGAGATGGAGGAAGGGGATAAGGCTGAGGTGGGTACCACCATCACCTTATATCTGAACGAGGACAGCACCGAGTTCTGCAACGAGTACAGGGCAAGGGAAGTCATTGAGAAGTACTGTGCATTCATGCCTGTGAACATTTTCCTGGACAATGAGACAGCCGAGCCCCAGTATGAGACCATTGAGAAGGACGAGCTCACCGGCAAGGATACAGTGGTCGAGACCGTCATTGAGCCGGCCAAAACCGAGGAAAAGGAAAAAGAAGACGGTACCAAGGAAGTCGTGGAAATCGAGCCTTCCAGGGAAAAATATAAAATCAACAAGCGTCCGGTGGCCTTAAATGACACCAACCCTCTGTGGAACAGGCATCCCAATGAGTGCAGCGAGGAGGATTATAAGAGCTTCTACCGCAAGGTGTTCAGGGATTACAAGGAGCCTCTGTTCTGGATACACCTGAACATGGATTATCCATTTAATTTGAAGGGCATCCTGTACTTCCCGAAAATCAACATGGAGTACGACAGCCTGGAGGGAACCATCAAGCTGTACAACAGCCAGGTTTTTATTGCGGATAACATTAAGGAAGTAATTCCTGAGTTCCTGATGCTTTTAAAGGGCGTTATCGACTGCCCGGATCTGCCTCTTAACGTATCCAGAAGCGCCCTGCAGAATGATGGCTTCGTGAAGAAGATATCTGATTACATCACGAAGAAGGTAGCAGACAAGCTTTCCGGTATGTGCAAGACAGACAGGGAAAATTATGAGAAATACTGGGACGACATTGCGCCCTTCATCAAGTTCGGCTATATCAAGGATGAGAAGTTTGCTGAGAAGATGGGAGACTTTATCCTGTACAAGAACCTGGAAGGCAAATACCTGACTCTTCAGGACTGTCTGGATGAGAACAAGGAAAAGCATGAGAATACTATTTTCTATGTGACCAATGAAAAGGAACAGAGCCAGTACATCAACATGTTTAAGGAAGAGGGAATCGACGCTGTCATCATGCCCGCTGCCATAGACAGCCCGTTTATCTCACATGTGGAGCAGAAGAAGGAAGGCCTCAAGTTCCTGCGTATTGATACGGACCTTAACGCCGCGTTCAAGGAAGATGTAAAGGAAGACGACGAGGAGTTCAAGAAAACATCTGAGGAGCTGACGGAATGCTTCAAAAAAGCCCTGAACAATGATAAGCTGGACATCAAGGTTGAAAAGATGAAGAATGCGGGCGTGGCTTCCATGATTACCGTGTCCGAGGACACCCGCCGTATGCAGGATATGATGAAGATGTACAGCATGGGCGGCATGGATATGGGTATGTTCGGTGGAACAGGTGAGACACTGGTGCTCAACGCAAACCATCCTCTTGTGCAGTATGTATTGGGACATAAGGATGATGCCAATACATCCAAAATCTGCGAACAGCTGTATGACCTGGCAAGCTTAAGCCACGGCCCTCTGGCTCCGGATCGCATGACGGCATTTGTAAGCCGCAGCAATGAAATCATGATGATTATGGCCGGCGGAAAAACAGAATCCGAAAAAGCGGAATAA
- a CDS encoding SIR2 family NAD-dependent protein deacylase has translation MIGEKTLELLKQILADSSYTVAICGSGMMEEGGILGLKQEGRAYEIEQKYSESPEELFHISCLSRRPERFYEFYREEILKKIPNMTPSVRALARMEEEGKLQCIVTTNIFDLPEQVGCRNVIYLHGSIYKNRCPHCSRLYSMEEIRDSSHVPRCKDCGTMIRPGTSLYGEMVDSSIMSRTTEEIARADVLLVLGTSLRSEVYSNYIRYFQGRKMVIIHRIPRPLDEKADMVIYDLPQNVLPLLVDGEI, from the coding sequence ATGATTGGCGAAAAAACATTGGAACTCCTGAAGCAGATTCTGGCAGACAGCAGTTATACGGTTGCCATCTGCGGTTCCGGGATGATGGAAGAGGGAGGCATTCTGGGACTTAAGCAGGAAGGACGGGCATATGAGATCGAACAGAAATATTCGGAATCACCGGAGGAACTGTTTCATATTTCCTGTCTGTCCAGAAGGCCGGAACGTTTCTATGAATTTTACCGCGAGGAGATACTGAAAAAGATTCCCAACATGACTCCGTCTGTCAGGGCGCTGGCCAGGATGGAGGAAGAGGGCAAGCTTCAGTGTATTGTCACCACCAATATTTTTGATTTGCCGGAACAGGTGGGCTGCAGGAATGTGATTTACCTTCACGGAAGCATTTACAAGAACAGGTGTCCCCACTGCAGCCGCCTGTATTCCATGGAAGAAATCAGGGATTCCAGCCATGTTCCCCGCTGTAAGGACTGCGGGACTATGATACGTCCCGGTACCTCTCTCTACGGGGAGATGGTGGACAGCAGTATCATGAGCCGCACCACGGAGGAGATAGCCAGGGCCGACGTGCTCCTGGTACTGGGAACCAGCCTGCGGTCAGAGGTTTACAGCAACTACATACGATATTTCCAGGGCAGAAAGATGGTCATTATCCACCGGATACCCAGGCCGCTGGATGAGAAGGCCGATATGGTCATATACGACCTTCCGCAGAATGTCCTTCCCCTTCTGGTGGATGGAGAGATATAA
- a CDS encoding MalY/PatB family protein, with translation MDFEKFCRENCVERRGTGTLKWDSLQEIFGDADLLPLWVADMEIQSPAAVREALTKRVEHGVFGYGKVEDSYYDAFFAWQKKHHGIDLVKENVRFATGVVGSLYTAIRAYTKENASIIICPPVYYPFYDAILNTGRKLVTCDLDNNKGHYSLNLDKFEKEISDNNVEMFILCSPHNPVCRVWSEEELNAMLDICHRHGVLVVSDEIHQDFTYGEIPFISSAIVKGGKYRDMLIILNSGSKTFNLAGLIHSHVIIYDRKLMETYDAYIKSIGSPEVNLLGVTGMEAAFRNGEEWFENVKSLICHNYNYMKLEFAKELPDVVVTPLEGTYLSWLDLRSYVPEKETASFIQNKCRLACDVGEWFSFTGHGFIRINLATDTKNIRTAVESIVTNIKAL, from the coding sequence ATGGACTTTGAAAAGTTCTGTAGAGAAAATTGTGTTGAGCGAAGGGGCACCGGCACTTTAAAGTGGGACTCACTGCAGGAAATCTTCGGAGATGCTGATTTGCTTCCGTTATGGGTCGCTGATATGGAGATTCAATCGCCGGCAGCAGTCCGTGAAGCACTGACAAAGCGTGTGGAACACGGTGTGTTTGGCTATGGTAAAGTAGAAGATTCCTATTATGATGCATTTTTTGCATGGCAAAAGAAACATCATGGTATAGATTTGGTCAAAGAAAATGTACGGTTTGCCACAGGCGTGGTAGGCTCACTGTATACTGCAATAAGAGCATATACTAAGGAAAATGCATCCATAATAATCTGCCCTCCTGTATATTATCCATTCTATGATGCAATACTTAACACCGGAAGAAAGCTGGTAACATGTGACCTGGATAATAACAAGGGCCATTACAGCCTCAATCTTGACAAGTTCGAAAAAGAAATATCAGATAACAATGTAGAGATGTTCATACTGTGTTCACCGCATAACCCTGTGTGCCGCGTATGGTCAGAAGAAGAACTGAATGCTATGTTAGATATCTGCCACAGACATGGAGTGCTGGTAGTATCAGATGAGATTCACCAGGATTTTACATATGGAGAAATTCCTTTCATATCTTCAGCTATTGTTAAGGGCGGAAAATATAGGGATATGCTGATTATCCTAAATTCCGGATCTAAAACTTTCAACTTAGCCGGTTTAATTCACTCTCATGTGATTATTTACGACAGGAAGCTGATGGAAACCTATGATGCCTATATAAAGAGTATAGGCTCTCCGGAAGTTAACTTGTTGGGAGTTACAGGTATGGAAGCCGCATTTCGTAATGGCGAAGAGTGGTTTGAAAACGTAAAATCACTGATTTGTCATAATTATAACTATATGAAGCTGGAATTTGCCAAGGAGCTTCCTGATGTTGTGGTGACACCTCTTGAGGGAACTTACCTTTCATGGCTTGATTTGCGCAGCTATGTGCCTGAAAAAGAAACAGCAAGCTTTATCCAGAATAAATGCCGTCTGGCTTGTGATGTGGGGGAATGGTTCAGCTTTACAGGACATGGTTTTATACGTATTAACCTTGCAACAGATACAAAAAATATCAGGACTGCTGTGGAGAGTATCGTTACAAACATCAAAGCACTATGA
- a CDS encoding CapA family protein encodes MKRTGCIVAAALLLGLLLAGITGYFIWHSGQDKYVRAEMAGASEGVGIAGAEEPVQEETGGAGGVANPDSVQGTDGPDAADGGLSDAPNGVKEQDPETGTEDKDPPLQFVFAGDILLSDHVLNAYQKAGNIGGVVDSGFRQVIDASDIFMANEEFPFSRRGTAAADKQFTFRLPPEKVSMFQELGIDIVTLANNHALDFGTDALLDTCSTLDDAGILRVGAGANLEEAKKTVFMEAKGRKIGFLGASRVIPEDSWNATSKGPGMLTTYDPSQLLEEIKKAREACDYLVIYVHWGIERDERPQEYQRILGQQYIDAGADLVVGSHPHVMQGLEYYKGKPIVYSLGNFVFGSSIPKTALLKVEWDGEDALLRLVPGTSSGGYTRMLTDEGEKAGFYQYITSISYGVTVGEDGIVAPGEENAAEQEESGI; translated from the coding sequence ATGAAGAGAACAGGATGTATTGTGGCAGCAGCCTTATTATTAGGGCTGCTGCTGGCCGGTATTACGGGATATTTTATATGGCACTCAGGACAGGACAAATATGTCAGGGCTGAGATGGCAGGCGCCTCGGAAGGTGTGGGCATTGCCGGCGCAGAGGAGCCGGTCCAGGAGGAAACAGGCGGAGCAGGCGGCGTCGCAAATCCGGACAGCGTTCAAGGAACAGACGGCCCGGATGCAGCGGATGGCGGCCTATCGGATGCTCCAAATGGCGTTAAAGAACAGGACCCTGAAACAGGAACAGAGGATAAGGACCCGCCTCTGCAATTCGTATTTGCGGGTGATATCCTCCTGTCAGACCATGTGCTGAACGCATACCAGAAGGCCGGCAATATAGGGGGAGTGGTGGACAGCGGATTCCGCCAGGTGATTGACGCCAGCGACATTTTCATGGCAAATGAGGAATTTCCATTCAGCAGACGCGGCACGGCTGCTGCGGATAAGCAGTTTACCTTCCGGCTTCCCCCGGAAAAGGTATCCATGTTTCAGGAGCTGGGGATTGATATCGTGACACTGGCAAACAATCATGCCCTGGATTTCGGTACGGATGCCTTGCTGGATACATGCAGCACTCTGGATGATGCCGGAATCCTGCGGGTGGGAGCCGGAGCCAATCTGGAGGAGGCAAAAAAAACGGTATTCATGGAGGCAAAGGGCCGCAAAATCGGCTTCCTGGGCGCTTCCAGAGTCATACCGGAGGACTCCTGGAACGCTACTTCCAAGGGACCGGGCATGCTTACCACTTATGACCCGTCCCAGCTTTTGGAGGAGATCAAAAAGGCCAGGGAAGCCTGCGATTACCTTGTGATATATGTGCACTGGGGGATTGAACGTGACGAACGGCCACAGGAGTATCAGAGAATTCTGGGACAGCAGTATATAGATGCAGGGGCTGACCTTGTGGTAGGGAGCCATCCCCATGTGATGCAGGGGCTGGAATATTACAAGGGAAAGCCCATTGTATACAGCCTTGGTAATTTTGTGTTCGGCAGCAGTATTCCGAAGACGGCCCTTCTGAAGGTGGAATGGGATGGGGAGGACGCGCTGCTTAGGCTGGTGCCCGGCACATCCTCAGGAGGATATACCAGGATGCTGACAGATGAAGGCGAAAAAGCAGGTTTTTATCAGTATATCACATCCATTTCCTACGGCGTGACAGTTGGGGAGGACGGAATTGTGGCGCCGGGGGAGGAAAACGCGGCAGAGCAGGAGGAATCCGGGATATAA
- a CDS encoding TIGR01212 family radical SAM protein (This family includes YhcC from E. coli K-12, an uncharacterized radical SAM protein.), translating into MEWNGKPYHSLDYELRQQFGQKIYKLSLDGGMTCPNRDGTLGTGGCIFCSEGGSGDFAAPRQTAVSRQIEQAMAQVKRKMPDGSQGSYIAYFQSYTNTYAPLPYLKQLFGEAVSHPAIAALSIGTRPDCLEPEVAGLLKDLNRVKPVWVELGLQTIHDSTSAFIRRGYGLPVFEDALRRLKAAGLTVIVHVILGLPGETRDMMAETVNYLAQCPIDGIKLQLLHILKGTGLADYFQANPFPIFTMEEYIDFVIDCVECLPPELTIHRLTGDGPKSLLLAPLWSGSKRLVLNTLHRRFKERNTWQGKYYIPDSSCSAAFSSPGATIPSSPTVTP; encoded by the coding sequence ATGGAATGGAACGGAAAACCCTATCACTCTCTGGACTATGAGCTGAGGCAGCAGTTCGGCCAAAAAATCTATAAGCTGTCCCTGGACGGAGGCATGACCTGTCCAAACCGGGACGGTACCCTGGGAACAGGGGGCTGTATCTTCTGCAGCGAAGGCGGCTCCGGTGATTTTGCCGCTCCCAGACAGACGGCTGTCTCCCGGCAGATAGAGCAGGCCATGGCACAGGTAAAGAGGAAGATGCCGGACGGCTCACAGGGTTCATATATTGCCTATTTCCAGTCCTACACCAATACGTACGCTCCCCTGCCCTATCTGAAGCAATTGTTTGGGGAAGCAGTCTCCCATCCCGCCATAGCCGCCCTGTCCATCGGCACCAGGCCCGACTGTCTGGAGCCTGAGGTCGCGGGCCTGTTAAAGGATTTAAACCGCGTGAAACCGGTATGGGTGGAGCTGGGTCTCCAGACCATCCATGATTCCACCTCCGCCTTTATCCGCCGGGGCTATGGACTGCCGGTGTTTGAGGACGCCCTCAGACGCCTTAAGGCAGCCGGCCTGACCGTCATCGTCCATGTCATATTAGGCCTGCCCGGCGAGACCAGGGACATGATGGCGGAAACCGTGAATTATCTGGCCCAATGTCCTATAGACGGAATCAAACTCCAGCTTCTCCACATTTTAAAAGGGACCGGTCTGGCAGATTACTTCCAGGCCAATCCCTTTCCCATATTCACAATGGAGGAATACATTGATTTTGTTATAGACTGTGTGGAATGCCTGCCCCCTGAACTGACCATTCACCGCCTGACAGGGGACGGTCCAAAATCCCTTCTCCTGGCTCCTCTGTGGAGCGGAAGCAAACGGCTGGTGTTAAACACCCTCCACCGCCGTTTTAAGGAGAGAAATACCTGGCAGGGAAAATATTATATCCCGGATTCCTCCTGCTCTGCCGCGTTTTCCTCCCCCGGCGCCACAATTCCGTCCTCCCCAACTGTCACGCCGTAG
- a CDS encoding galactokinase, with amino-acid sequence MKVNETVKLLESDGARTLMAQLYGEDGVEANVKRYEDLLAGYEKMFGGEGDVMLFSSPGRTEISGNHTDHNHGKVLAGSINLDCVGVAGKNESNQVHIVSETYNQDFTIDLNHLEPSEKKAGTVDLVKGLLQGFKDSGYSVGGFNAYITSNVISAAGVSSSASFEMLLCSMLNTFFNESRMSTVAYAHIGKFAENNYWDKASGLLDQMACAVGGLITIDFMEPLTPEVEKIDFDFGSQDHSLIIVQTGKGHADLSADYSAVPAEMKKVARYFGKEVLSQVSEEQVIDNLAEVRQFAGDRSVLRALHFFEENKRVEAEVLALKENRFQDFLTNITASGNSSWKWLQNCFTNSNYQEQGITVTLALTELFIAEKQRGACRIHGGGFAGVIMAVLPNELVDEFIHYIEKCTGEGSAYRMSIRPHGAICFNDLV; translated from the coding sequence ATGAAGGTAAACGAGACGGTAAAGCTGCTGGAGAGTGACGGCGCCAGGACTCTTATGGCGCAGCTCTACGGGGAAGACGGGGTAGAGGCCAATGTAAAGCGCTATGAGGATTTGCTGGCCGGATATGAGAAGATGTTTGGCGGGGAAGGGGATGTGATGCTGTTCTCCTCGCCGGGCAGGACGGAAATCAGCGGCAATCACACGGACCACAACCACGGCAAGGTGCTGGCAGGCAGCATTAACCTGGACTGTGTGGGCGTGGCCGGAAAGAATGAATCCAACCAGGTACATATTGTCAGCGAGACATATAACCAGGATTTTACCATTGATCTGAACCATCTGGAACCCAGCGAGAAAAAAGCGGGAACCGTGGACCTGGTAAAGGGCCTTCTCCAGGGATTTAAGGATTCCGGCTACAGCGTGGGAGGATTCAACGCATATATCACCAGCAATGTCATAAGCGCAGCCGGGGTCAGCTCGTCTGCCTCCTTTGAGATGCTGCTGTGCTCCATGCTCAACACATTTTTCAATGAAAGCCGCATGAGCACCGTGGCTTATGCCCATATCGGCAAGTTCGCTGAAAATAATTACTGGGACAAGGCGTCCGGCCTGCTGGACCAGATGGCATGTGCCGTGGGCGGTCTTATCACCATTGATTTCATGGAGCCGCTGACACCTGAGGTGGAAAAGATAGACTTTGACTTTGGTTCCCAAGACCACAGCCTGATTATTGTACAGACCGGCAAGGGCCACGCTGACTTAAGCGCGGATTATTCCGCGGTTCCCGCCGAGATGAAAAAGGTGGCCCGGTATTTTGGAAAAGAGGTATTGTCCCAGGTATCCGAGGAACAGGTGATAGATAACCTGGCAGAGGTACGGCAATTTGCCGGGGACCGATCCGTGCTGAGGGCCCTGCATTTCTTTGAGGAGAATAAGAGGGTGGAGGCAGAGGTGCTTGCCCTTAAGGAGAACCGTTTTCAAGATTTCTTAACCAATATAACGGCGTCCGGCAATTCCTCCTGGAAATGGCTTCAGAACTGCTTTACCAACAGCAATTACCAGGAGCAGGGAATCACAGTTACCCTGGCCCTTACGGAGCTGTTTATAGCAGAAAAGCAGAGGGGGGCATGCAGGATTCACGGAGGAGGCTTTGCCGGCGTCATCATGGCAGTGCTGCCCAATGAGCTGGTGGACGAATTCATACACTACATTGAAAAATGTACAGGGGAGGGAAGCGCCTACAGAATGAGCATTCGCCCCCACGGGGCCATCTGTTTCAATGACCTGGTTTAG